A window of Methanotorris formicicus Mc-S-70 contains these coding sequences:
- the hmdB gene encoding 5,10-methenyltetrahydromethanopterin hydrogenase cofactor biosynthesis protein HmdB, with product MVFKKIEENFKELKNGNEEFTKYGLIDKEDALKLFEINKWDDYLRLFNIASEVRDYFKKEIEITSTIHITNICKVNPKCLYCGFAAGTSREGYYNPFRISNEDIKKSAIAIEESGICRVSCSSAHGYEGREVLRALKIVKENTNLEVLVNAGADLTEESIKEMRKYNIDTICCNLETINEELFNKVKPGEKLKDRIKVCKLVRKYDIELSSGLLIGIGESYEDRVEHLFYLKELGVGEIPIMGFNPYKDTPMENHPKCSALEQAKTIAITRLIFPNIRITSPTPTIGAELVQFALLGGASNVATVIPDNHPMNIKGVGNPKTGNLNEVIKLIREIGLTPKIRKNRVGMKERN from the coding sequence ATGGTATTTAAAAAGATAGAGGAAAATTTTAAAGAGTTAAAGAATGGAAATGAGGAATTTACAAAATATGGGTTGATAGATAAGGAAGATGCCTTAAAATTATTTGAAATAAACAAATGGGATGATTATTTGAGATTATTTAATATTGCCTCAGAGGTTAGGGATTATTTTAAGAAAGAAATTGAAATAACTTCAACAATTCACATAACCAACATCTGTAAAGTTAATCCTAAGTGTTTATACTGTGGTTTTGCAGCAGGAACTTCAAGGGAGGGTTATTATAATCCATTTAGGATTTCTAATGAAGATATAAAAAAATCAGCAATAGCAATTGAGGAGAGTGGAATTTGTAGGGTTAGTTGCTCATCTGCACATGGTTATGAGGGGAGAGAGGTTTTAAGGGCATTAAAAATCGTTAAGGAAAATACAAATTTGGAGGTTTTGGTAAATGCTGGAGCGGATTTAACAGAAGAATCTATTAAAGAAATGAGAAAATATAATATAGATACAATTTGCTGTAATTTAGAAACAATAAATGAAGAGTTATTTAATAAGGTAAAACCGGGGGAAAAATTAAAAGATAGAATAAAGGTCTGCAAATTAGTGAGGAAATATGATATTGAACTATCTTCTGGATTATTAATTGGAATTGGAGAGAGTTATGAGGATAGAGTTGAACATCTTTTTTATTTGAAGGAGTTGGGTGTTGGGGAAATTCCTATAATGGGATTCAATCCCTACAAAGACACGCCAATGGAAAATCATCCAAAATGTTCTGCATTAGAGCAGGCAAAGACGATTGCAATAACACGGTTAATATTCCCAAATATAAGGATAACTTCTCCAACACCAACAATAGGGGCTGAGTTGGTGCAATTTGCTTTATTGGGGGGAGCAAGTAATGTGGCAACAGTTATTCCTGATAATCATCCAATGAATATTAAAGGGGTTGGAAATCCAAAAACAGGAAATCTAAATGAGGTAATTAAATTAATTAGGGAAATTGGTTTAACACCAAAAATAAGGAAAAATAGGGTAGGAATGAAGGAAAGAAACTAA
- the hmdC gene encoding 5,10-methenyltetrahydromethanopterin hydrogenase cofactor biosynthesis protein HmdC — MRELIKDAINDLNAALELRKLIIKKLNENKIKESNIIEIVDAVDDLSIEEIQKLGSNLRKFPMGCDLVEVVVGPCASSLTLNQFVENCILTDYMGFTIHACAYALADIGEKEGIPPLEVMKMVYENVDVPLDLDHFGQYGAMRFPKEITHCMGECYYKGPPYKGCPRKRIHKRLIDKEKEYAHEFEDWIKLASTVCINVVEEQGGEEHAAPLEEMAVVAKTAKKYGKGLEGIFHVGDGYDDLITGLKSCIDFDVDVLVVEGAPFNRAKDRLKAFAKAIGVSRILVKGGVVATNGAYEDECRIGLRSGLNVIISGFSGNHHGYMCGYSPGTAKRGNFGLPRVMRIIKEEIKNMDVTLVSRHDLIAIARSSKFLGNVVYPETLGGMFIGDAHWVAIKNSKLHDKVGIRKTLEDVENEYNGEKLGFLGGRYIAWGIAKKLMPEEVYVSDANKWVEEATVKILNEVGINAYKCNGNDEEVVKNADKTYICSMIPEIILKIKNKVEAESLM, encoded by the coding sequence ATGAGAGAACTCATTAAAGATGCAATAAATGACTTAAATGCAGCATTGGAATTGAGAAAATTGATAATAAAAAAACTAAACGAAAATAAAATAAAAGAAAGCAATATAATTGAGATTGTTGATGCAGTTGATGACTTATCTATTGAAGAAATCCAAAAATTAGGAAGTAATTTAAGAAAATTCCCAATGGGGTGTGATTTGGTTGAGGTTGTTGTAGGACCATGTGCATCATCTTTAACATTAAATCAATTTGTGGAAAATTGTATTTTAACCGATTATATGGGATTTACCATACATGCCTGTGCCTATGCATTGGCAGATATTGGAGAGAAGGAAGGAATTCCTCCATTGGAAGTTATGAAGATGGTTTATGAGAATGTTGATGTCCCATTGGATTTAGATCACTTTGGGCAATATGGGGCTATGAGATTTCCAAAGGAAATAACTCATTGTATGGGGGAGTGCTACTACAAAGGCCCACCATACAAAGGATGTCCAAGAAAAAGAATACACAAGAGATTAATTGATAAAGAAAAGGAATATGCTCATGAATTTGAGGACTGGATAAAGTTAGCATCAACTGTATGTATAAATGTAGTTGAAGAACAGGGTGGAGAGGAACATGCAGCACCATTAGAGGAAATGGCGGTTGTTGCAAAGACAGCAAAGAAATATGGAAAAGGATTGGAAGGGATTTTCCATGTTGGGGATGGGTATGATGATTTGATAACAGGTCTAAAATCTTGCATTGACTTTGATGTTGATGTTTTGGTTGTTGAAGGAGCGCCTTTCAATAGAGCAAAGGATAGGTTAAAAGCATTTGCAAAGGCAATAGGTGTTTCAAGAATTTTGGTTAAGGGTGGGGTTGTTGCTACAAATGGGGCTTATGAAGATGAATGTAGGATTGGGTTGAGGAGTGGGCTTAATGTAATTATAAGCGGATTTAGTGGGAACCACCATGGATATATGTGTGGCTACTCTCCTGGAACAGCAAAGAGAGGCAACTTTGGATTGCCAAGGGTTATGAGGATAATTAAGGAAGAGATAAAGAACATGGATGTAACTTTGGTAAGTAGGCATGATTTAATTGCTATAGCAAGGAGTAGCAAATTTTTAGGAAATGTTGTTTATCCAGAAACATTGGGAGGCATGTTTATTGGGGATGCCCATTGGGTTGCTATTAAAAACAGCAAACTACATGACAAAGTTGGAATAAGGAAGACACTGGAAGATGTTGAAAATGAATATAATGGGGAGAAGTTGGGTTTCTTAGGGGGGAGATATATAGCATGGGGAATAGCAAAGAAGTTGATGCCAGAAGAGGTTTATGTTAGTGATGCTAATAAATGGGTTGAGGAGGCGACTGTTAAAATATTGAATGAAGTAGGAATAAATGCCTACAAATGCAATGGGAATGATGAAGAGGTTGTTAAAAATGCAGACAAGACATATATATGCTCTATGATTCCAGAGATAATTTTGAAAATAAAAAATAAGGTTGAAGCGGAGAGTTTAATGTGA
- a CDS encoding metal-dependent hydrolase, protein MNWKGHTILGLIFGLPFISSPEQIFLVLAGALYPDLDHDVKEDIVKRGIYISFGLVFINILIYYFKNDYFNLDLFILAVSVLLIYLIPYFANHRGITHTFLALVFVSIILGFLALKLTIFSPILAGVVVLYMVVNEKLLGKVLVIALFGWIILDILKLNPAISGSLSYILPIAIGYLSHIVGDSTTPAGVKAFYPISDYKLRKKEAQILTGIWFLMVLYVWKDAILSLLIFKII, encoded by the coding sequence ATGAATTGGAAGGGACACACAATTTTGGGGCTTATATTTGGATTGCCTTTTATCTCTTCCCCAGAGCAAATATTTTTGGTTTTGGCAGGGGCTTTATATCCAGATTTAGACCACGATGTTAAGGAGGATATTGTTAAGAGGGGGATTTATATCTCTTTTGGATTGGTATTTATAAATATTCTAATTTATTATTTCAAAAATGACTATTTTAATTTGGATTTGTTTATTTTGGCAGTTTCTGTTCTTTTAATTTATCTTATTCCATATTTTGCAAACCATAGGGGAATAACACATACATTTTTGGCATTAGTTTTTGTTTCAATAATTTTAGGGTTTTTGGCATTGAAATTAACAATATTTTCTCCAATATTGGCTGGGGTTGTTGTTCTGTATATGGTTGTTAATGAAAAGTTGTTAGGTAAGGTTTTAGTTATCGCATTGTTTGGATGGATTATTTTGGATATTTTAAAACTAAATCCTGCAATTAGTGGAAGTTTGTCATATATTTTGCCTATTGCAATAGGTTATTTATCCCATATTGTCGGTGATTCAACAACTCCCGCAGGAGTTAAGGCATTTTATCCAATATCTGACTACAAATTAAGAAAAAAAGAGGCACAAATATTAACAGGAATCTGGTTTTTAATGGTTCTTTATGTTTGGAAGGATGCAATATTGTCTTTATTAATTTTTAAAATAAT